A segment of the Paramisgurnus dabryanus chromosome 5, PD_genome_1.1, whole genome shotgun sequence genome:
atggcaatgacaagatgcaatagaggtatttttattacattttatattgccATTGGTTAAATGGGTTGAAAGGTTAAAGTATTAATAGAAAGTAACcatttacaatacaaattttgtatcttttttcaatttaattactttCTGGACTCGGGCGGACTCGACTTGGACTCGGCCTTTAAGAACTCGGACTTGACTCCAACTCGGACCCTTTTGGACTCGGACTTGGACTCGGACTTGAAGTTTaaggacttggtcttgactcgtacTCGACAAAGGTGGACTCGGACCCAACTCTATAAAAGCTTAatgcacaaagatgtgtaaattcTTTCCAAGAGTGTACAGCTGTATGACTTTAAAGCTTGATTGCGTCTAAGGTTTTGTTCAGTTATAAGGCCAAAAAGTGGCACAgacccacaaagataggaataccagtgtttttgtgaccttgtgtcAACCACAGCCGAAGTTATAGGCATGTAAAACATTtgcctgaccactaggtggccctgcCACAAAACATCAATAAATTATGCAtaagtttggcaaagatacaacctcaaatctatttttttgcGTTCTATGTAAATTAATTGACATGGTATACAAGTTTGATTGTtgtatcaaaattcttttgatGAATTATTGCCTTAAGATGTTTATAGTATATCAGCACAAATTAGTTTTGAACCTATTTAATTTACCATAAGGTATCCCATACCTATGTCCAGAGGGCAAACATTTTGCAAGAGTGAAGTATATGAGATGGGTTGCTTAAAATCCTTCTAGCCTGAAACAAATTTTCTCTCAAGGACAATTAAaggatctatctatctatcattgGTGTACAATGTATAAAGGCCTGGCAAGCTGACACAGCCCTATTGAACACCAGTGTTACAATATTTTACTTGAGACAGACTGTTATGTACTTTGACTCTCTGGGTTCTCTTTGTTAAAAAGGAGTAGACCTAGCACCTGCAGGATTCATGCCAaaattgtttcatttttttaatttaaaccaaAGGTTgaaaaaaaagtcttaaaagttgaaataaaatcatataaaaTCAGTTGTTTATAAGCATTTTAATCCTCCAGGTGATTTAAAACCAGATAATTGATCACGTCAACATTCATCTACAGTACCTTTTCTATAAGTAAACTAAAATGGATCTAGTTGCTGTTAACATTCGCTCTCAAAACTGACACCATTCAGTACATTTCTGAAAATGCTTTATCACTACTGATGTGAGAGCAATAGGCAACAATAAAACATATATTATCTCAACTAACAGTGTTTCccaagttcaaatttttcaattaaatttttttctgcTCTTTTTGATTCAACTACACAGTGTCACAGTATTTGATTACAGCCTTGCATTGGTCACAAGATAcacaataaacaaagaaaacatgCAAAAGTAACCTCAACATATTGAAAAGTGAAGTTTTCAGTGTAAACACACCAGTCAGTATAAAACTACAAGATTCTATTTTACTTTCTTTGATACAGTGTTTGCTAGAAGTGAATAACTTGCATTTTTCTAGCAGTTGCGTTTTACACATTACAGTTTACAACCTTACGGTGTGGCACAGTTGCTGTAGCAATGAACATTGGACCAAACACTTGCTGAGTAAGAGGTCATTGAGCACCTCCCATTGCTTCCTGTAGCAAGACACATGGAACAGAGACCTGGTGAGTAGCTAAACACATAACACACTTCTCTCAACATTGTGTCAATCTAAAATCAGAACATTATCAAATGTGCTAAAACACATAGCAATAGATgcttaataatattttacacgGTTGTTTCAGTCATTTCTTAGGAAGTTACAGATGTTTAGTGGtgtgtaaaaacgacaaatgaTTCCTTGAGAAAATAACACAACTGTATTTGAGTGCTCCTACGGTATACAAATACAGAAATGTACAGGTATTTGCAGCTGGCATGGCATGTAATGAAGTGTTTTGCAGTGTTACAGtactgtttattattgtttatttaaaaatgtgaagtttAATCCAGTCATGTTTCACTGTCCTTTATGAACAAAGGTAAAAGGCTAAATTTTTTTGTCAATATTCTAATATATTCGGTAAACGTCCTTTAACTGGGTAAAAAACTCAACTTGGGTAAAAAACTCTCATTGACATACATGTACGTGTGTTGTTAATTTAATTCTTTTTCAATGCACTTAAAGAACTTGGCTAATAAAATCGACGTGTTGTTTaacagattctgccaacaaactgaTTCTGATCGGCCTAAGGTCAGGATTTGAACCGAAAGTCTTTAACATGTATAATAGTATATAACATatatgtgccgagagcattctgTCAATATCATAAACCATGTTGCATCTGCTCTTTATATACACAGTACTTACTTGTCATAtatacacactgaaaaaaaatgattcattcaatttacttaaaaagttttttgttttgttttgcttttctaattttttttgtttaaatgtagcttaaataaattgattgcaaccacttaccttaaaaaaattgagtaaattgaatgaatcatttttttcaatgtaCTTACCCATAAAAATATACAGCATACAAAGTTTAACCTAAAATTTCAATGAGTACAGTGATGAGAAATATCCTCCTGCTCAAAAGAGagattttgtaatattttaaaaatcatattttaataaaatgttaagagtataaattaaatgtatttttattaattaaaattcATTATTCATTAATATatgaaacaatttttttaaattcaataCAATAAATATTCTCATGATCTACATTACATACTTTAGAGAATTACAGtattaaatactgtaacaaTGTGTACATAGGTATACATACAGTTTTTCTTATTACCAATTGCAGATaacctttatttaattattttaggcattattcttaattataaaaaaaataaaaattgcttTAAAATTCACAGCTTAGTTTAGGATAGTTTTTATGGGCTTTTGGTGAAATATCCAGCACTCACAGATAGACTCATTCATATCCATTCATCCATGTCTGTCCTCTCCCTCCCCTGCCCGCACAGCCAGATTCACTGAGCCCTCACCTGTGTTAGACCCCAACAGTTTCATTTAGCTGCACAGGCGTGTGAGTCTCACTCACTCGTTTGTATCTGGAGCTCAGGGTGGAGAAAACAGCATCATGCCCTTATTTGGTGCTTGAGAGGATCACATGACCACAAAATGGTGGAACCTCTCGGCAGCAAGTGAGCTGAGCATCCCTGACGCTGAGAGATACAGTCACAGACCTGGGATCTAAAAGCCAGGGCAGAAGGGAAAGAACTGTTATTTAGCTGTGGTGAGTGCATTCTGAAGGATTATATTAGGGGATGAGATGGAAACAAgatacatttttgtgttttacaCCCTGAGCAATTGGATGGAGGGTTGGGCATCTGTTTGTTATGCATCTGTGTTTGGTAAGCTCCAGCATCTTTTATGATGCAAGACATCGGCAGCTGCTTTTGTTTTTGAGTGCATCATTAATGATTCTTTGTCAAGGATGAATGCAACAAATTTTTACATAATGAGGCTGACCTGCTTTGGCTATTATTCAAATTCATGCTTTATTTGCCTATGTGTTCACTAGTGAATGCATGTGTGAATGTTGAAGCGGAAGAGGGATTCAAAAAGAGGAGGAGAGAATGACAGAAGGGATCGATGTTAATGGCATAGCACCCGCCCCCTTCTCCTGTTTCCTACTGTGGCGGATGGACAGATGGTTTAATCCAATGTCTTGGAAATAAAGAGATCTGTGGACCTTTTCCTTTTGACCTTATCCATCATTGTAGAATGCTAGAAAATACTTATTATTACACTTATGTATTATGATTATTTTCTGTACATTCGATGCATTTAGGaaaaactgcacagtatgcacaGTATATACTGTACAAATAGTAACCGTATGCTAGTAGCTATTCCAAAGATTTCTTTATTCTCTGTTGAATAACAACCATCTGGCATAATATGGCATTGGTGTAACGCTGGCTTGTCTATTTGCATagctttgtttgtgtgtgtttggggtCGGTCAGGTTTCACCTACAGTATGTGACCGGGTCTGGGAAATCCAATCTAAAGTcttgagatttggagcatctaGGTTTAATGTTACTCATTGATTTAACTTTAATTTCAATCGTTGACATGACCTCAGTCAATATAAAATCATATGTAAGATgagtttatgtagaaaacagcatTAGTTCAGAATGAAATCTATAGAAGTCATAATTCTTTTTAAGTCCATGCATGGACGATGTAGAAATGGTTAAGACAAGAATTTTAGCACAGATAAGATTAAGCATAGCTTCCTGTTTTGTGTTGACAGTCAGTTAATTTCTTGGGTATTGCAGCTGCAGTAACTGTTAAAAAAACCTGTGCTACACTATTCTGTTACAACATACTGAAAGCTTCGAAATATCCGGATTGACAGGGTACACGATtatatgcattttatcagcATTTTATCTGCAAACAGCTCTTTGCCTGTGAGTCCCTGTTAGGCAGCTCAGATTTAAACCAGTGTGTATTACAATAATGGCTAGATAGTTTATTATTAGTATTGTTAGATTTACTTTAAGTATGTTTTCTCTTGTGTGTGCTTTTATCTACAGTTTTGTAGAAGTTAATTTAAGTAATGGATATGTGTGAGCAGGGTAatgtaacatttatttttaatttgtatatttatttaaccTGATGGTTTTGTGTGTTTTCCTGATAGTTCCTCTTCTGGCAATGTTGGGATGGAGCAGCCTCATGAACGCAAGATGAGTTCTGAGGGGGCAGAGGGTCGACCAGGTAACCtctcaaatatttattgaatcTGACTAAAGTTGTCATATTATTTTTACAAAGATTCCTTAACAtttatagacagtttcatcgAAGGCACGTGCATTGTCGTGCTTACATGTCTGGGCAGGTTtatttaatggtctgactagtggcttaactgacctctggaacaaataccttgttgaaaatGATAAAAGTTTTGGTTTGGTTTCCCTTCCgagtttttaaaataatcagAGGTGCAAAGTAAAAGTAGACTTCTTTTACTCTACTCGTCTTGTCTAACAACACTGaactaaaaaaaatgtacaggtACTGTGACATACAAACATGAATGTAAATGGTTTTTAGACATTTACTTTAGTAATTTCATCGAATTTTAAGTACTTTGAagtaatattgaaaacattaatagCAGCACTTTTCATTTTGATTTTCATTAGCCCCGCCCACATCCTTGCCACTGCAGGGCCAAGAGGGCGGGGTCTCTCAGAGAAAAAAGCTGTCGGCACCTCGAATAAGCCTATCATTGGACCAAAGTGAGGATGACCTGTTTGACACACCGGATGATCTTGACATCAATGTGGATGAGCTGGACACACCTGATGAGGCAGAATATACTGATCATGAAATTGACTGGGAAGGTGGGATGTAAATAATATTTGTCTGTCAATCAGATTAAAATGTAAGGAAAAGTAATATATATAtcgtataaaataataataactctACTACTCTACTataactactactactactactactattactaataataatattgaaaaacaaaaatcaatATCGAAAGTATTGAAAGGAGAATAAACTATTTTCTTAagagaaaaatattgaaatataaTCTTTTCAGAGCCTAAAGCAGCTCAGAGAGATTCTGTTAGAGAAACAGTTGAGCCCATTCCCACATACAGTGCTGAAGAGGAGCGTCAGGACTCCAAACTCTGGAGAACCGTCATCATTGGAGAACAAGAGCACCGCATTAACATGAAGAGCATTGAACCTTACCAAAAAGTCATCTCTCATGGAGGTACATAAATCATCACCATATGATACCAATACAGTATTTTCCcttatttaagaaaatatgtttttttttttgtagtgaTTACCACAGAAGATTTGTAATATAGTTCAATTTGTAAAAACTATTGCAAGGACACGTGTGTGGGCAAATGTCCTGGGATTTAAAAACAAGAATAGGTAGCTTTTTTGGCAAATATTCACCAGTTATTTAGACAAATTATTTTATacttacattttcaaaatgtggcATGTGacaaatgcacatttttaatCTTATTTAAAATTCTATCGATTTAAATAGTACactacaaatttttttttgactgACTTCCAGCTGTGTGTATCCAGGCGCTGGATATTAACCTTTAATATTCCTTTCACACACAGGCTATTATGGCAATGGAACCAATGCCATCATTGTATTTGCTGCATGTTTTCTTCCAGACAGTGACAGAGAGGATTATCATGACATAATGGAAAATCTCTTTTTGTAAGTTCAGTGACAAAAACATTATAGATTTCAATTAGAATTTTTGGGGTAGCCATTTGCATTCCTatctaaaatgtaataaacaTAGCCTTGTTAAACCTTCCctgatatacagtactgtgcaaaagtcttaggccaccaccaccagacttgttgttttagaagttttaatgtccatcaatatttatttttcaatcttttctattgagatacaaacagaaaatacaggaaatatgtacaaaaaacattacattttcaggacaaaatgtcttctttagacATGgtcggtgtttagtgtgacctctcttggcacatcgtgagcgtttttgagcagaataaAGTAAGAAGACAAATTTCTTTCAAaatagaaattaggatttaattttatttaggtttaagagatcctgcagttttcTGCCactgctcaagtggaaggggagtttaccctaaaaacgttctcactataacattgcaaaaacaacaaatctaattcagGGTGATGGGCcttagacttttgcacagtactgtatatgaatGAATTATATGTATTAACATTAGATAAATATGAATGGCTCTTCAGGTATGTTATCAGCACACTTGAGCTCATGGTAGCAGAGGACTATATGATCGTCTACCTGAATGGAGCCACTCCACACCGGAGAATGCCAGGCCTCAATTGGCTGAAGAGATGCTACCAGATGATTGACAGGAGGtagtatatttatatgtataccATGGGGTTGTTGATTGGttgaaaaaagtattttttttgacaaacgCACACTTAAATAACCACCAGAGTAATGTCTTAATGTCTGTGGAAACCGCCAGGACAGCATATGACACCGTGCCAGTTCTGCGCCAAAATCAGCAGATCTGACTCAGTCGTCTGCTCTCTGGGCGtggtataagtggaataattgactatggtcctttgaattatttgaatatAATGCACACATGCAGTGTGACCTGCTTTACGTTGTGCCAGATTACTATCTTAGGTGTGCATCATTATCAAATTATTCAACggcccgttgtcaattattATTCAGTATGCTAGATAATAAATATTTCTTACTTAAAggattttactatgttcttacctcaacttagacgaattaatacatatctatctttattcaatgcatgcacttaatctgtGTACAgcttgtcatgaatgtgttagcatttagcctagccccattcatattttttatctgcttaaaaaatcgtcaagttttgtttttttgccacCATACTTTCTCATGTAGCtgctttaaatagggaaaacatggaagtgtttggtgccttctaaattcatccctgtttggatcctaaggaatgaatggggctaggctaaatgctaacacattcacgacgcactgtaaaaagattagtgcacacattaaaaaaaagataggtatgtattaattagtctatgTTGAGGtgagaacatagtaaaatattgaaaaactgtggtgttttcctttaaaactgACTTTTACCTAAATGAAAAAGTCAAATTCATATTATTTCTATCTATGTGTAGAAAACGCACAGCTTCAAAATgtgaaagtaaacaaaaaatcaaagtaataattttttcactttttcagACTCAGAAAGAACTTAAAATCTTTCATCATCGTTCACCCATCATGGTTCATAAGGACAATTCTAGCCATCACTAAACCGTTTATCAGGTACAGTGATAGTTATACAAAATTTTGTAAACaaatgcaaagaaaacaaaacagtcattttaatcaGAATTGTGCTTCATTACCAGCTCAAAGTTCAGCAGTAAGATAAAGTATGTGCACAGTTTAGCAGAACTAGAGGAGCTCATCCCAATGGAGTATGTGCACATACCAGAGTGCATCATCAGGTAAGCAAATATTAATGAGCGATCTATGAAGAAAATATGTAGCAGTGTATTTTTGTCATTGGAAAATAAAGTACAGTGAGAGAGTAAAAACAGATCATTATGTGCCTGTACGTTGATCACGAGCAGAACAGGTAGAGATAACTGGCGGGTGTGTTGAAGATGtgttaaatgtgtttgtgaGATTCTTTACAGGAATTGTGCCTCTGTAATTTAAAACCTGTGATTACAGGTTTCTATAGCAACAGGCATTTATTAACCTGGGGTAAAGGGCACTGTTTACTGCTTACTGCCTTTGCTATAAataggacatatcatgaaaatctgaatttttccGTGTTTAAATGCTATTATTGGgcccccagtgcttttatcaacctagaaaatttgaaaaatagcAATCAAGTACTGTAACttatttttggtaaaccattctctgcaagcatgtaaaaaaatagataattgaaatctggctccacTTATGATGCCAGAAGATGATAATGCcgctgcactatccaaccacagcattgccatttagtgcagagatcaacatatacattttaaagaacACACCCAGAAACGGCACATTTTTCTCTCACCTaccaagtggcaattttaacacgttataataaatgatctatatggtattttaaaggtgcagtgtgtagttttgagaaggatctcttgacagaaatgcaaaataacatacaaaaatatattatcaggggtgtataatgaccttattaataatgaaccgttatgtttttattacctcaaaataagatgtttttatctacatacacagagggtcctcctacatggaagtcgccattttgtgccgccatgtttctacagaagcccttaatggacaaactttgtTTACTAATTGGTCTCCatcgatgacatgtttttccgctggcggctactgtagcttctctgtgcgtttcaaaagcgaggggtgatcagtggactgagccgttggttgcaattttcaacctcaccactagaagccgctaaaatgtacacactgcacctttaagtgaaaacttcacatacgtactctggggaccccaaagatttatttgacatctttaaaaagtctttcataaaaaattctgataatttactcacccccatgtcatccaagatgttcatgtctttctttgtttagttgaaaaaaaaaagttttttcaatgcaacttcaaagggctctaaacgaacacaaccgaggcataagggtcttatttagtcattaaaaaaaaaaaaacagtattaaGTACTtctaaaccacaacttcttgtcttgcactagcGTTGTGATGTGCATCACGTATGCAAAACTGccactccagtgtttacaagtgtgaagaAAAATTACCGTTCCGATATATTGTTGTATATGCAATGAAACTAATCAATATTTTTATGTCAGCTTTGGTCCGCTAGTGTTTGTCTCACATAAATAATGTGTGACCTTTCGATGTGGTTACGTAgtattaatacatttataaaatcaagtgtTGTAACTAACATGAATTATATTGTActgacattaactaacattaattaattttaatagtACATTGTTCATTGTGTGCTCATGTTAGTAAAAGCATTTACTACAATGcttacaaccttattgtaaaaatATACCAAGATTACTACAACATTTAAAAATCATGCACACTACAAAATATAATTAAGATTATTGTGCCAAAGGGAACGCTTTACATTATCCTGTAGTGTGAGCCTGGCCTTACTTTTAATGATAGAATTACAATGATTTGGTACTGGGGCTGCAAGCTTTTAAAAGGACCCAAGACTGCCATAAACTTAGTCCAGTATACAGTAGTTCATATGACTTGTGCAATATATCTTAAACCTTCTGAAACTATAAAAAACATGGCCCTAATAAACAGGCCCAAACCAAATTTTACAACAAAAGTTATTATTTCTGATAATATCTTGACC
Coding sequences within it:
- the prune2 gene encoding protein prune homolog 2 isoform X2 — its product is MEQPHERKMSSEGAEGRPAPPTSLPLQGQEGGVSQRKKLSAPRISLSLDQSEDDLFDTPDDLDINVDELDTPDEAEYTDHEIDWEEPKAAQRDSVRETVEPIPTYSAEEERQDSKLWRTVIIGEQEHRINMKSIEPYQKVISHGGYYGNGTNAIIVFAACFLPDSDREDYHDIMENLFLYVISTLELMVAEDYMIVYLNGATPHRRMPGLNWLKRCYQMIDRRLRKNLKSFIIVHPSWFIRTILAITKPFISSKFSSKIKYVHSLAELEELIPMEYVHIPECIIRLDEELREAAESSIAHHNASSS
- the prune2 gene encoding protein prune homolog 2 isoform X1; the protein is MEQPHERKMSSEGAEGRPAPPTSLPLQGQEGGVSQRKKLSAPRISLSLDQSEDDLFDTPDDLDINVDELDTPDEAEYTDHEIDWEEPKAAQRDSVRETVEPIPTYSAEEERQDSKLWRTVIIGEQEHRINMKSIEPYQKVISHGGYYGNGTNAIIVFAACFLPDSDREDYHDIMENLFLYVISTLELMVAEDYMIVYLNGATPHRRMPGLNWLKRCYQMIDRRLRKNLKSFIIVHPSWFIRTILAITKPFISSKFSSKIKYVHSLAELEELIPMEYVHIPECIIRLDEELREAAESSIINNFLQGTEVSPNESIAHHNASSS